A single window of Nicotiana sylvestris chromosome 5, ASM39365v2, whole genome shotgun sequence DNA harbors:
- the LOC104213527 gene encoding uncharacterized protein, whose translation MSANWLFSTPCSKLNHHLYCRLRNHRLYFSPAILFSGTGKQMVATSSSSSSSSSSNPNSNKGAFTTIKERATFEKEIKKSKFIAIAGHIPDERSAQSFLSEVKDPRATHNCWAYKVGEQYRSNDDGEPSGTAGKPIHSAIASSGLDRVMVVVIRYFGGIKLGTGGLVRAYGGVAAECLRNASTCLIKSKVPMGLEVPFDLLGVLYHQLQSFQAEDIKQDYDTGKDGVTMVTFKVDFDRVQGLEEAIKANCSRDIVFYKR comes from the exons ATGTCTGCTAACTGGTTATTTTCCACTCCTTGTTCAAAACTGAACCACCACCTCTACTGTCGCCTCCGTAACCACCGCCTGTATTTCTCACCGGCGATCCTATTTTCCGGCACCGGAAAACAAATGGTCGCCactagcagcagcagcagcagcagcagcagttcaAATCCCAATAGCAATAAAGGTGCATTTACAACAATTAAAGAAAGGGCCacttttgaaaaagaaataaaaaagagcAAATTTATTGCAATTGCTGGCCATATTCCTGACGAGCGTTCTGCCCAATCCTTCCTTTCAGAG GTAAAAGACCCTCGAGCTACTCATAATTGTTGGGCGTACAAG GTTGGAGAACAATATCGGAGTAATGATGATGGCGAACCATCCGGTACTGCTGGCAAGCCAATACATTCTGCAATTGCATCCTCAGGGTTGGATAGAGTCATGGTTGTTGTGATAAG GTACTTTGGAGGAATTAAGCTTGGCACTGGCGGTCTAGTTAGAGCTTATGGAGGAGTAGCTGCAGAATGCTTGAGAAACGCTTCAACATGTCTCATAAAGTCTAAA GTTCCGATGGGCTTGGAGGTTCCTTTTGACCTGTTAGGGGTTTTATACCATCAG CTCCAGTCTTTCCAAGCAGAGGACATCAAGCAGGATTATGATACCGGAAAAGATGGAGTCACCATGGTCACTTTCAAAGTTGACTTTGACCGTGTACAAGGTTTAGAGGAAGCTATTAAGGCCAACTGCAGCCGTGACATTGTATTCTACAAACGCTAA